One genomic window of Pseudomonas sp. LFM046 includes the following:
- the murC gene encoding UDP-N-acetylmuramate--L-alanine ligase: MPQPEMRRIRRIHFVGIGGVGMCGIAEVLLNLGYRVSGSDLKTSAVTDRLEKFGAQIFIGHRAENAEHADVLVVSSAVNQSNPEVAVALERRIPVVPRAEMLAELMRYRHGIAVAGTHGKTTTTSLIASVFAAGGLDPTFVIGGRLNAAGTNAQLGTSRYLVAEADESDASFLHLQPMVAVVTNIDADHMSTYEGDFNKLKKTFVEFLHNLPFYGLAVLCVDDPVVREILPQVARPTVTYGFAEDADVRAINVRQEGMRTWFTVLRKDREPLDVSVNMPGNHNVLNSLATIAIATDEGISDEAIVQGLSGFQGVGRRFQVYGELPVDGGSVMLVDDYGHHPREVAAVIKAVRGGWPERRLVMVYQPHRYSRTRDLYDDFVQVLSEANVLLLMEVYPAGEEPIPGADSRQLCHSIRQRGQLDPIYIERGTDLAPLVKPLLRAGDILLCQGAGDIGALAPQLIQNPLFGGQSDDAAKRKTK, from the coding sequence ATGCCGCAGCCTGAGATGCGCCGCATCCGCCGTATCCACTTCGTCGGTATCGGCGGCGTGGGCATGTGCGGCATCGCCGAAGTGCTGCTGAACCTGGGTTATCGGGTGTCGGGTTCCGATCTCAAGACCTCGGCTGTGACCGATCGCCTGGAAAAGTTCGGTGCCCAGATCTTCATCGGCCATCGCGCCGAGAACGCCGAGCATGCCGACGTGCTGGTGGTATCCAGCGCCGTCAACCAGTCCAACCCCGAGGTTGCCGTCGCCCTCGAGCGCCGCATCCCGGTGGTGCCGCGCGCCGAGATGCTGGCTGAGCTGATGCGCTACCGCCATGGCATCGCCGTCGCCGGGACCCACGGCAAGACCACCACCACCAGCCTGATCGCGTCGGTATTCGCCGCTGGCGGCCTGGACCCGACCTTCGTCATCGGTGGTCGCCTGAACGCCGCTGGCACCAATGCCCAGCTGGGCACCAGCCGCTATCTGGTCGCCGAGGCGGACGAGAGCGACGCCAGCTTCCTGCACCTGCAGCCGATGGTGGCCGTGGTCACCAATATCGATGCCGACCACATGAGCACCTACGAAGGGGACTTCAACAAACTGAAGAAGACCTTCGTGGAATTCCTCCACAACCTGCCGTTCTACGGGTTGGCCGTGCTGTGCGTGGATGACCCCGTGGTTCGCGAGATCCTGCCCCAGGTGGCTCGCCCGACCGTGACCTACGGTTTCGCCGAGGACGCCGACGTGCGTGCCATCAACGTGCGTCAGGAAGGCATGCGCACCTGGTTCACTGTCCTGCGCAAGGACCGTGAGCCGCTGGATGTCTCGGTGAACATGCCGGGCAATCACAACGTACTGAACTCCCTGGCCACCATTGCCATCGCGACCGACGAAGGCATCAGCGACGAAGCCATCGTCCAGGGCTTGTCGGGCTTCCAGGGCGTCGGCCGTCGTTTCCAGGTCTACGGCGAGCTGCCAGTCGACGGCGGTAGCGTGATGCTGGTTGACGACTACGGCCACCACCCCCGCGAAGTGGCGGCGGTGATCAAGGCCGTTCGGGGGGGCTGGCCGGAGCGCCGCCTGGTGATGGTCTACCAGCCGCACCGTTACAGCCGTACTCGCGATCTCTATGACGATTTCGTGCAGGTGCTGAGCGAGGCCAACGTGCTGCTGTTGATGGAGGTCTACCCGGCCGGCGAAGAGCCGATTCCCGGCGCTGACAGCCGCCAGCTCTGCCACAGCATTCGCCAGCGCGGCCAACTGGACCCGATCTACATCGAGCGTGGCACTGACCTGGCGCCCCTGGTCAAGCCGCTGCTGCGTGCCGGCGACATCCTGCTTTGCCAGGGGGCCGGCGATATCGGTGCGCTGGCGCCGCAATTGATTCAGAACCCGCTGTTTGGCGGTCAGTCCGATGACGCCGCCAAGAGGAAGACGAAATGA